The Caulifigura coniformis genome includes a region encoding these proteins:
- a CDS encoding formylglycine-generating enzyme family protein → MSWTRQFLQWTLEAECPFRSGQGCTVPWEANRQLETLTRIGHAIYDGDVCEGIKVRSTFAKDSRGKTFKIARSGARIADLLRQYGASLDEARKICGGCPANASDPSVSNLAGCQGKLNGFDFDNENLEKVLQKTLKQTGMKKRFSQLFHLTTPLWYGLWIDSPLKPEQSRLLAELFRAAKLDVPVEGLEITHWDFEMPHFLNALDIAATGSMRLHVYVPSVWSCDEYEAWEWEHCPRCKKTLLSDINERSPTQRCKVCRFRFDLPDRMEQLLNSTHYFDIDDGDGAAESNEGNDVVSSESQFHSIQELFGPDREQSFQLRYLIQQGCAPEECDVVLGNEGDSPLLRRIRSVRRGRAVTLADARRKKAPTVAVKFAEKRLRIAINSEVEIDFLLIPAGTFQMGWAGDGTSTPGGHAPGAITISIARPFYLGKVPVTLEQWQALMDSNPNEFDGDGSLPVDRASWLDAQEFCERLTARSGLPCRLPTEAEWEYACRAGTTTRFSTGDELLSSQGNFKPREEFEQADAPKRQTTAVVTYPPNQWGLFDMHGNIFEWCEDCLHEGSEGMPVDGSPYLLNADSQPRQIMRGGSFNKPAAYAASYWRESASADTGPREPCDSALLKFVLDMYWTAHGFRVVCEVI, encoded by the coding sequence ATGTCCTGGACTAGACAGTTTTTGCAATGGACGCTCGAGGCCGAGTGTCCGTTTCGATCCGGCCAGGGTTGCACCGTGCCCTGGGAAGCGAACCGTCAGCTTGAGACGCTCACGCGCATTGGCCATGCGATCTACGACGGCGACGTCTGCGAAGGTATCAAAGTGCGAAGCACTTTCGCCAAGGACTCCCGGGGAAAGACGTTCAAGATTGCCAGGAGTGGCGCGCGCATTGCGGATCTCTTGCGGCAATACGGCGCCTCTCTCGATGAAGCAAGGAAGATCTGCGGCGGCTGTCCTGCGAATGCATCAGATCCCAGCGTCTCGAACCTGGCCGGTTGTCAGGGGAAGCTCAACGGGTTCGATTTCGACAATGAGAACCTCGAGAAAGTTCTGCAGAAGACACTGAAGCAGACCGGGATGAAGAAACGATTCTCTCAGCTATTTCATCTCACGACTCCACTGTGGTACGGGCTGTGGATCGACTCGCCGCTGAAGCCCGAGCAGTCGAGGCTCCTGGCCGAGCTCTTCCGTGCCGCGAAGTTAGATGTGCCGGTGGAGGGATTAGAAATCACGCACTGGGATTTCGAGATGCCCCACTTCCTGAACGCCCTTGATATTGCTGCAACAGGATCAATGCGGCTGCATGTGTACGTGCCATCGGTCTGGAGTTGTGACGAATACGAAGCTTGGGAGTGGGAGCACTGTCCGCGATGCAAGAAAACCTTGCTGAGCGACATTAACGAGCGATCGCCGACACAACGCTGCAAGGTGTGCCGCTTCCGCTTCGATCTGCCCGACCGAATGGAGCAATTGCTCAATAGCACGCACTACTTCGATATCGACGATGGCGATGGTGCCGCGGAGAGCAACGAAGGAAACGATGTCGTCAGTAGTGAGTCACAGTTCCACTCGATTCAGGAGCTTTTCGGCCCTGACAGAGAGCAGTCGTTCCAGCTCCGATATCTGATCCAGCAGGGATGCGCTCCGGAAGAATGCGATGTTGTTCTCGGAAATGAGGGCGATAGTCCACTCCTCCGCCGCATCCGTTCGGTGCGTCGCGGCCGCGCCGTCACGCTTGCCGACGCTCGCAGGAAGAAGGCGCCCACCGTCGCAGTGAAGTTCGCCGAAAAGCGGCTGCGAATCGCGATCAATAGCGAAGTCGAGATCGACTTCCTTCTGATTCCCGCCGGAACATTTCAGATGGGATGGGCTGGCGACGGAACGTCCACTCCAGGCGGGCATGCTCCAGGGGCAATCACGATCTCAATTGCTCGACCATTCTACCTGGGGAAGGTTCCTGTCACGCTTGAACAATGGCAGGCCCTCATGGACTCAAATCCGAACGAGTTCGACGGGGACGGAAGTCTGCCGGTCGATCGAGCCAGCTGGCTAGACGCCCAGGAATTCTGTGAACGGCTGACTGCTCGTTCCGGACTGCCATGTCGACTCCCGACCGAGGCGGAATGGGAGTATGCCTGTCGCGCCGGGACGACGACCCGATTTTCAACCGGCGACGAACTCCTTTCGAGCCAGGGGAACTTCAAACCGCGAGAGGAATTCGAGCAGGCAGACGCGCCCAAGCGTCAGACAACTGCCGTCGTGACCTATCCTCCCAATCAGTGGGGACTCTTCGACATGCATGGCAACATCTTCGAATGGTGCGAAGACTGCTTGCACGAAGGGTCGGAAGGCATGCCGGTTGACGGTAGCCCCTACTTGCTGAATGCCGATTCACAGCCTCGGCAGATCATGCGAGGCGGATCGTTCAATAAGCCTGCCGCGTATGCCGCCAGCTATTGGCGGGAGAGCGCCTCTGCCGATACGGGGCCCCGCGAGCCTTGCGATTCGGCACTCCTCAAGTTCGTTCTCGATATGTACTGGACCGCGCACGGCTTTCGGGTTGTTTGTGAAGTCATCTGA
- a CDS encoding nucleoside permease translates to MSDAAAKTDPAVRFKLFLMMVIEIFIWGAWQPKIFAYMAMLKFDAWQMALVGSSFGIASLLGIFFSNQFADRNFAAERFLAFSHVVGGLALIGASQVDSFWPFFGLFLVYALLYVPTISVTNALAFANLKDPANEFGFVRMGGTIGWIVASWPFVFLLKDSPGFDLKAATSWIFIVAGIASFAMAGFSLTLPHTPPNKNAHGLDKLAWVRAAKLLAVPYVLVLFIVTLIDSTIHNGYFVVSDQFLVDRVKISPNMSMLVMSLGQVAEILTMLVLGAVLTRLGWKWTMVVGILGHALRYAVFAYLPDHQWLIIAIQVLHGVCYAFFFATVYIFVDAVFPKDVRTSAQGLFNLLILGVGAVIASFLFPYLRDEVFTKDGVIDYKSLFLVPTGLAILGIVLLAVLFNPPKEEARIEGTSAPAH, encoded by the coding sequence ATGAGTGACGCCGCCGCAAAGACTGATCCCGCGGTGCGGTTCAAGCTGTTCCTGATGATGGTCATCGAGATCTTCATCTGGGGCGCCTGGCAGCCCAAGATCTTCGCCTACATGGCGATGCTCAAGTTTGACGCCTGGCAGATGGCGCTCGTCGGCAGCTCCTTCGGCATCGCCTCGCTGCTCGGCATCTTCTTCAGCAACCAGTTCGCCGATCGAAACTTCGCGGCCGAACGTTTTCTCGCCTTCAGCCATGTCGTTGGCGGCCTGGCGCTGATCGGCGCCTCGCAGGTCGACTCGTTCTGGCCCTTCTTCGGCCTGTTCCTCGTCTACGCCCTGCTATACGTCCCCACGATTTCGGTGACGAACGCCCTCGCGTTCGCCAACCTGAAAGATCCGGCCAATGAATTCGGATTCGTCCGCATGGGCGGAACGATTGGCTGGATCGTGGCGTCGTGGCCGTTTGTCTTCCTTCTCAAGGACTCGCCCGGCTTCGACCTCAAGGCGGCGACCAGCTGGATCTTCATCGTCGCGGGCATCGCCTCGTTCGCGATGGCCGGTTTCAGCCTGACGCTTCCGCATACCCCACCGAACAAGAACGCTCACGGGCTGGACAAGCTGGCCTGGGTGCGGGCGGCCAAGCTGCTCGCGGTTCCGTACGTGCTCGTCCTGTTCATCGTCACCCTCATCGACTCGACGATCCACAACGGCTACTTCGTCGTGTCGGATCAGTTCCTCGTTGATCGCGTGAAGATCAGTCCCAACATGAGCATGCTTGTCATGAGCCTGGGCCAGGTGGCCGAGATCCTCACGATGCTCGTCCTTGGAGCAGTCCTGACCCGCCTGGGCTGGAAATGGACGATGGTCGTTGGAATTCTCGGCCACGCCCTGCGGTATGCCGTCTTCGCCTACCTGCCCGATCACCAGTGGCTGATCATCGCGATCCAGGTTCTGCACGGCGTCTGCTACGCGTTCTTCTTTGCGACGGTCTACATTTTTGTTGACGCCGTCTTCCCGAAGGACGTGCGAACGAGCGCCCAGGGGCTGTTTAACCTGCTGATCCTCGGGGTCGGCGCCGTGATCGCCAGCTTCCTCTTCCCGTACCTGAGGGACGAGGTGTTCACGAAAGACGGAGTCATCGACTACAAGTCGCTGTTCCTGGTTCCGACGGGCCTCGCCATCCTTGGCATCGTCCTGCTGGCGGTGTTGTTCAATCCGCCGAAGGAAGAAGCCCGTATCGAGGGAACTTCCGCACCGGCCCACTAA
- a CDS encoding MFS transporter: MTPGISRRLRFRLSVLWLLEWGITGALLTYLPLYFTQNGLTLDETGPVLAIGALGLWVSPLVVGQLCDRWIAAQRYLAIAHFLGGIALLAIPVATDVYRETGAGYGFILAMFGLFAMVYLPTIPLASALTFRHLSDPKSQFGGIRVWGTVGWVLAGIGLSLWLEQRDLAGWLRTAFPSTAPTVLGLSKRFWFLPEPSSSDCFAIAAILSFGLSSFCAFLPNTPPLHTPRDGIGLVDWVVAIWREKGFVRLVVVSSLLSLVVPLYSLVVPKLLEQRFVRGDSVPALMTIGQLSEFPALLLMPFCLRRLGLKATFALGVIAWMVRYAIFAADSPMWLILAGIALHGVCHVYLIVVVQLYVDASCPRDLRATAQNVFAFVAGGIAMPLGLLITQPLVKWGTDAASGRMNFGPVFAAPTAFLACVLLGFWKWFRIDDEPETSLSVSSTS; encoded by the coding sequence ATGACCCCCGGCATTTCCCGCAGACTCAGGTTTCGCCTCAGCGTGCTGTGGCTTCTGGAGTGGGGAATTACCGGGGCGCTGCTGACCTACCTGCCGCTCTACTTCACCCAGAACGGACTCACGCTTGATGAGACCGGGCCGGTGCTCGCCATTGGCGCGCTCGGCCTGTGGGTCTCCCCCCTCGTCGTGGGACAGCTCTGCGACCGCTGGATCGCGGCCCAGCGCTACCTCGCGATTGCTCACTTCCTTGGCGGAATTGCGCTCCTCGCCATCCCGGTCGCCACCGATGTGTATCGGGAAACCGGGGCAGGCTACGGATTCATCCTCGCGATGTTCGGCCTGTTCGCGATGGTCTACCTCCCGACCATACCCCTCGCCAGCGCCCTCACCTTCCGCCACCTCAGCGACCCCAAATCCCAGTTCGGGGGGATCCGCGTCTGGGGCACCGTCGGCTGGGTCCTGGCGGGCATCGGCCTCTCACTCTGGCTCGAACAACGCGACCTCGCCGGCTGGCTCCGGACCGCGTTTCCGTCCACGGCCCCCACCGTGCTCGGCCTCTCGAAACGGTTCTGGTTTCTTCCTGAGCCTTCCAGCAGCGACTGCTTCGCCATCGCAGCCATCCTCTCGTTTGGTCTGTCGAGCTTTTGCGCCTTTCTGCCGAATACCCCGCCTCTCCACACGCCCCGCGACGGCATCGGCCTCGTCGACTGGGTGGTCGCGATCTGGCGTGAGAAAGGCTTCGTGAGGCTTGTCGTCGTCTCCAGCCTGCTTTCGCTCGTCGTTCCGCTCTATTCCCTCGTCGTCCCCAAGCTGCTCGAGCAACGCTTCGTGCGGGGCGATTCCGTCCCGGCCCTCATGACCATCGGTCAGCTCTCCGAGTTCCCGGCCCTGCTCCTGATGCCGTTCTGTCTCCGGCGGCTCGGCCTGAAGGCGACCTTCGCCCTCGGCGTCATCGCCTGGATGGTGCGCTACGCCATCTTCGCGGCCGATTCGCCGATGTGGCTCATTCTGGCCGGCATCGCGCTACATGGCGTCTGTCACGTCTACCTGATTGTCGTCGTGCAGTTGTACGTCGACGCCTCCTGCCCGCGCGATCTCCGGGCCACCGCCCAGAACGTCTTCGCCTTCGTCGCTGGTGGAATCGCCATGCCGCTCGGCCTGCTCATCACGCAGCCGCTCGTGAAATGGGGGACCGATGCCGCCAGCGGGCGGATGAACTTCGGCCCTGTGTTCGCCGCCCCGACAGCGTTTCTCGCTTGCGTGCTGCTCGGTTTCTGGAAATGGTTCCGCATCGACGACGAACCGGAAACATCCCTCAGTGTCAGTTCGACTTCTTAG
- a CDS encoding ABC transporter substrate-binding protein/permease, with protein sequence MISSFSVRLCVLRASVVLLLALVAIGAATAAEPLKWGADAEGGAPYIFLDPEDVSKTKGFEVDLAAALSKAIDRPIEFQQYPYDGLISGLNRGDIDLAMNGLEITPDRLEHVRFSRPYYVYTLQLTARADETRFQTVDDWLKLKLPVGTLSETAASRYCEKNGLPLSTYDGQVEPYQDLALGRLDAVLADLPAAVAYARSNPALKFIGDPIEPGYYAIALRPKDEELAKTIDAGLDSLIASGELRRIYEKWGIWNADQEGLQAARSADDFLKQSAAGFSMANVFSSLGKAAIVTIQISVCSMCLAMLLGLTIAICRLYGPMPIRVFAVVWVEFFRGIPVLLLLYVLYFGLPTILQALGLGMTFAPSNIVVAIIAFGLNYSAYEAEIYRAGITAVPQGQWEAAASLGMSKKLTFKRIILPQATRIILPPVTNDFVALFKDTSVASAIAVVELTKQYQMLAKSSLRYMEIGLATAILYLVMSIPLGYLARRLEARWGKSL encoded by the coding sequence ATGATCTCTTCGTTCTCCGTGCGTCTCTGCGTCCTCCGTGCCTCCGTGGTCCTCCTCCTCGCCCTGGTTGCGATCGGGGCTGCCACCGCCGCCGAACCCCTCAAATGGGGGGCCGACGCCGAAGGCGGCGCCCCCTACATCTTCCTCGATCCCGAGGACGTCTCGAAAACCAAGGGGTTCGAAGTCGATCTAGCCGCCGCCCTGTCGAAGGCCATTGATCGCCCCATCGAGTTCCAGCAGTATCCCTACGATGGCCTGATCTCCGGCCTCAACCGGGGCGACATCGACCTGGCCATGAACGGCCTCGAGATCACCCCTGATCGCCTCGAGCACGTCCGCTTCAGTCGCCCGTACTACGTTTACACGTTGCAGCTCACTGCCCGGGCCGATGAAACCCGGTTTCAGACCGTCGACGACTGGCTCAAGCTCAAGCTGCCCGTCGGCACTCTCAGCGAAACAGCCGCCTCCCGCTACTGCGAAAAGAACGGGCTGCCTCTTTCCACCTACGATGGCCAGGTCGAACCGTATCAGGATCTCGCGCTCGGCCGTCTCGATGCCGTCCTCGCCGATCTTCCTGCCGCTGTCGCTTATGCCCGCAGCAATCCCGCGCTGAAGTTCATCGGCGATCCGATCGAGCCGGGCTACTACGCGATCGCCCTCCGCCCGAAAGACGAAGAACTGGCGAAGACGATCGACGCAGGGCTCGACAGCCTGATCGCCTCGGGGGAGCTCCGCCGCATCTACGAAAAGTGGGGCATCTGGAACGCGGACCAGGAGGGCCTCCAGGCCGCCAGGAGCGCCGACGATTTCCTCAAACAGTCGGCCGCCGGATTCTCGATGGCCAACGTCTTCAGCAGCCTCGGCAAAGCCGCCATCGTCACGATCCAGATCTCCGTCTGCAGCATGTGCCTCGCCATGCTCCTGGGACTGACGATCGCTATCTGCCGGCTCTATGGCCCCATGCCGATCCGCGTCTTCGCCGTCGTGTGGGTCGAATTCTTCCGGGGCATCCCCGTGCTGCTGCTCCTCTACGTCCTGTACTTCGGCCTCCCGACCATCCTCCAGGCGCTCGGCCTCGGCATGACGTTCGCGCCGTCCAACATCGTCGTCGCCATCATCGCTTTCGGCCTCAACTACTCGGCCTACGAAGCCGAGATCTACCGCGCCGGAATCACGGCGGTGCCGCAGGGCCAGTGGGAAGCGGCCGCCTCGCTGGGAATGTCGAAGAAGCTCACGTTCAAACGGATCATCCTCCCGCAGGCGACGCGCATCATCCTTCCTCCGGTGACCAACGACTTCGTCGCCCTCTTCAAGGATACGAGCGTCGCCAGCGCCATCGCCGTCGTCGAGCTCACCAAGCAGTACCAGATGCTCGCCAAGTCGAGCCTCCGTTACATGGAGATCGGGCTCGCCACCGCCATCCTGTATCTCGTCATGTCCATTCCGCTCGGGTACCTCGCCCGTCGTCTCGAAGCCCGCTGGGGAAAATCGCTGTGA
- a CDS encoding amino acid ABC transporter ATP-binding protein — MTNSAPNNVTLAGVTKTYGPRTVLNDISATIEAGETVALIGPSGGGKSTMLRCINGLATFDKGHIEVGEHRLAPSSLPDEIHEVRKLFGMIFQDFQLFPHFTALENVIEAPMQVRGMTATAAKERAMALLKRVGLEERANYFPKELSGGQKQRVAIARALAMEPRGLLCDEITSALDPELKSEVLDVLLDLKAEGLTLIMVTHEIHFARRAADRVLLLADGRIAESGRPEKVLDAPETERAKRFLKTVMA; from the coding sequence GTGACGAACTCCGCCCCCAACAACGTCACCCTCGCCGGCGTCACCAAGACCTACGGTCCCCGAACCGTCCTGAACGACATCTCGGCCACCATCGAGGCCGGGGAGACTGTCGCCCTGATCGGTCCCAGCGGCGGCGGCAAGTCGACAATGCTCCGCTGCATCAACGGGCTCGCCACCTTCGACAAAGGGCACATCGAAGTCGGAGAGCACCGCCTCGCCCCCAGCTCGCTCCCCGATGAAATCCACGAAGTCCGCAAACTTTTCGGAATGATCTTCCAGGACTTCCAGCTGTTTCCTCACTTCACCGCCCTTGAGAATGTGATCGAAGCTCCCATGCAGGTCCGCGGCATGACCGCCACCGCGGCAAAGGAACGCGCGATGGCGCTGCTGAAGCGGGTCGGCCTCGAAGAGCGGGCCAACTACTTCCCGAAAGAACTCTCCGGTGGCCAGAAGCAGCGCGTCGCCATCGCCCGCGCCCTCGCCATGGAGCCACGCGGACTGCTTTGCGACGAAATCACTTCCGCCCTCGACCCCGAACTCAAGTCTGAAGTCCTCGATGTCCTCCTCGACCTCAAGGCCGAAGGACTCACCCTCATCATGGTCACCCACGAAATCCACTTCGCGCGCCGCGCGGCCGACCGCGTCCTCCTCCTCGCCGACGGACGCATCGCGGAATCGGGCCGGCCTGAAAAAGTCCTCGACGCCCCCGAAACCGAACGCGCGAAACGATTCCTCAAAACCGTGATGGCCTGA
- a CDS encoding sulfatase family protein gives MAWIRSGLWLVLGLVLNAGAWGAEPAKPNILFILADDLGWGDLACYGNTFVRTPNLDRLASEGTLFTNFYVCGSVCSPSRCAFFTGTYPARQKIHGHFATPELNGNRGMPQWLDPSVLNMARLTKSAGYATAHVGKWHLTTETEGAPQITDYGFDHFGSGERGAEVNRKDPYYRANSTKLFVDETLKFISDQKGKPFFVQLWTLIPHATLNPTDEQIAVYDNLSNANIPHKSARTLYYATLGNLDFQIGRLMKGLEDLGVADDTLVLFSSDNGPEEIFIRNAGHTGVGSPGPFRGRKRSLYEGGVRVPFLVRWPGHVPAGRIDDDSIVAGCDLLPTVAKLTGGQVPEGTPLDGEDVSDILIGTSRSRARPLMWEWRFNIAGHPANVSPGLAIRDGAWKLLVNRDGSRTELYDIAKDRMQVDNVAAQHPETVERLSKQVIAWSETLPEGPRDRGNGKNSYPWPGHME, from the coding sequence ATGGCGTGGATTCGAAGCGGCCTCTGGCTCGTGCTTGGCCTGGTGCTGAATGCCGGCGCCTGGGGAGCCGAACCTGCGAAACCGAACATCCTGTTCATCCTGGCTGATGATCTTGGCTGGGGGGATCTGGCGTGCTATGGCAACACGTTCGTCCGCACGCCGAACCTCGACCGGTTGGCCAGTGAAGGGACGCTGTTCACGAACTTCTACGTCTGCGGGTCGGTCTGTTCGCCCAGCCGCTGCGCGTTCTTCACGGGAACGTACCCCGCGCGGCAGAAGATCCACGGGCACTTTGCGACGCCGGAACTGAACGGCAACCGCGGGATGCCGCAATGGCTCGACCCGTCCGTTCTCAACATGGCCCGCCTGACGAAAAGCGCCGGGTACGCGACGGCCCACGTCGGGAAGTGGCACCTCACGACGGAGACGGAGGGCGCGCCGCAGATCACGGACTACGGGTTCGACCACTTCGGCTCGGGCGAGCGCGGAGCCGAGGTGAACAGGAAGGACCCGTACTACCGAGCGAATTCCACGAAGCTGTTCGTCGACGAGACGCTGAAGTTCATCAGCGATCAGAAAGGAAAGCCGTTCTTCGTGCAGCTGTGGACGTTGATTCCGCATGCGACGCTCAATCCGACCGACGAGCAGATCGCCGTTTACGACAACCTCAGCAACGCCAACATCCCGCACAAAAGCGCGCGGACTCTCTACTACGCAACTCTCGGCAATCTCGATTTCCAGATCGGGCGGCTGATGAAGGGGCTGGAAGACCTCGGGGTGGCGGACGATACGCTCGTCCTCTTCAGCAGCGACAACGGACCGGAAGAAATCTTCATCCGGAACGCTGGGCATACGGGTGTGGGGTCGCCGGGACCGTTTCGCGGCCGAAAGCGGAGCCTGTATGAAGGGGGCGTCCGCGTGCCGTTCCTTGTCCGTTGGCCGGGGCATGTGCCGGCCGGCAGGATTGACGACGACTCGATTGTCGCGGGCTGCGATCTGCTGCCGACGGTCGCGAAACTGACCGGCGGACAGGTCCCGGAGGGAACGCCGCTCGATGGGGAAGACGTCAGCGACATCCTGATTGGGACATCGCGGTCACGAGCGCGGCCGCTGATGTGGGAATGGCGGTTCAACATCGCCGGCCATCCTGCGAATGTCAGTCCGGGTCTGGCAATTCGCGACGGCGCGTGGAAACTGCTGGTGAACCGCGACGGCAGCCGGACGGAACTCTACGACATCGCGAAGGACCGGATGCAGGTCGACAACGTGGCGGCGCAGCATCCTGAAACGGTGGAGCGACTCTCGAAGCAGGTGATCGCCTGGAGCGAAACGCTTCCAGAAGGGCCGCGGGATCGGGGGAACGGGAAAAATTCGTATCCGTGGCCGGGCCACATGGAGTGA
- a CDS encoding mechanosensitive ion channel domain-containing protein encodes MRVEKDLRSVTSCFLALIAGACLFAVDGRADDGPMAGQPPAEARKGAESKSDVSIAEQITRLQRTIAADEKQVSELTTEENNPESEFRKAEAEFKAIDERFNIEKEEIARKKEAGEEVGLKRLEEALAETEKARKLARERFDLAIQTRQTSQEQIKAIEEKLTQNRAALERLIGPATPAAPATPAAPPAPAEAPMTPPAPVTPAAPAPAAAPPVATPTAPPAAPAAAAPAPAVAAPMPGTQATFLGSPTAGDQAREKASQEVARAEQIAQEKQLAAEKALQTAESLSGRLKSLDKDIESQRKQLADARRRAELAAQTREVREREYQKIAEEGGLEETQAARTKKEEASEDVIKSQATVTAQMERLQELQADRAALQSEEFAAVSAAKERQIESIRAQEKVVSLKNPFALHNVLQWLLDHGPRLTLIVLAMFVLRVVIKVAMKRVVDIMMQRGFRGTYEESEDRAKTLVGVFQNAASTTVVAGGTLMMFEECGIAVAPLMGGAAVVGLAVAFGAQNLIRDYFYGFVILLENQYKINDVLKIGSVSGQVERITLRMTVLRDVEGSVHFIPNGKIECVTNMTHGWSRALFEIQVSYDEDTDRVVDTLLAVAKGLRSEPQYGRVILEDAEMMGVDAFGDSAVTIKFVIKTRPLKQWMVKREMLRRIKKKFAELKIEIPYPQRVVHHRGEAVSQAMHEAGKAA; translated from the coding sequence ATGCGTGTTGAGAAAGATTTGCGGTCCGTCACGAGCTGTTTCCTGGCCCTGATCGCAGGGGCCTGCCTGTTCGCTGTCGACGGGCGTGCGGACGACGGACCGATGGCCGGTCAGCCGCCCGCGGAAGCCAGGAAGGGCGCTGAGTCCAAGTCGGACGTTTCCATTGCCGAGCAGATCACGCGGCTGCAGCGAACGATTGCCGCCGACGAGAAGCAGGTCAGCGAACTGACGACTGAAGAAAACAATCCTGAAAGCGAGTTCCGCAAGGCGGAGGCCGAATTCAAGGCGATCGACGAACGCTTCAACATCGAGAAGGAGGAAATCGCCAGGAAGAAGGAGGCGGGGGAGGAGGTCGGGCTGAAGCGTCTCGAGGAAGCGCTGGCGGAAACGGAGAAAGCTCGCAAGCTGGCCCGCGAGCGATTCGACCTGGCCATCCAGACGCGTCAGACCTCTCAGGAACAGATCAAGGCGATCGAAGAGAAGCTGACCCAGAACAGGGCCGCACTGGAGCGATTGATTGGTCCGGCGACTCCGGCAGCCCCTGCGACGCCTGCCGCCCCACCTGCTCCTGCAGAAGCTCCGATGACGCCGCCCGCGCCGGTGACTCCGGCGGCCCCTGCGCCTGCAGCGGCTCCGCCAGTCGCCACCCCGACGGCGCCGCCAGCGGCTCCCGCGGCGGCAGCGCCTGCACCTGCAGTCGCGGCGCCGATGCCCGGAACGCAGGCGACATTTCTCGGATCTCCCACGGCGGGCGACCAGGCGCGCGAGAAGGCGAGCCAGGAAGTTGCCAGGGCGGAGCAGATCGCCCAGGAGAAGCAGTTGGCCGCGGAGAAGGCGCTGCAGACCGCCGAGTCACTTTCGGGGCGTCTGAAGTCGCTCGACAAGGACATCGAGAGCCAGCGGAAGCAGTTGGCGGATGCGCGGCGGCGGGCGGAACTGGCGGCGCAGACTCGCGAGGTGCGCGAGCGGGAGTATCAGAAGATCGCGGAAGAAGGAGGGCTGGAGGAGACTCAGGCCGCCCGCACGAAGAAGGAAGAGGCGAGCGAAGACGTCATCAAGTCGCAGGCGACGGTGACCGCTCAGATGGAGCGACTGCAGGAGCTCCAGGCGGACCGTGCGGCACTGCAGAGCGAGGAATTCGCCGCGGTGTCCGCTGCGAAAGAGCGGCAGATCGAATCGATCCGCGCGCAGGAGAAAGTCGTCAGCCTGAAGAATCCCTTTGCGCTGCACAACGTCCTGCAGTGGCTTCTGGATCACGGCCCGCGTCTGACATTGATCGTGCTGGCGATGTTCGTGCTGCGTGTGGTGATCAAAGTCGCGATGAAGCGCGTCGTGGACATCATGATGCAGCGGGGATTCCGCGGGACCTATGAGGAAAGCGAAGACCGAGCCAAGACTCTGGTCGGGGTTTTCCAGAACGCGGCGTCGACGACAGTGGTGGCCGGCGGCACGCTGATGATGTTCGAGGAATGCGGCATCGCCGTGGCGCCGCTGATGGGAGGAGCCGCAGTGGTCGGTCTGGCCGTGGCCTTCGGCGCCCAGAACCTGATCCGGGACTACTTCTACGGTTTCGTGATCCTGCTGGAGAACCAGTACAAGATCAACGACGTCCTGAAGATCGGCAGCGTGTCGGGGCAGGTGGAGCGGATCACGCTGCGGATGACGGTGCTCCGCGACGTCGAGGGGAGCGTGCACTTCATCCCGAACGGGAAGATCGAATGTGTGACCAACATGACGCATGGCTGGTCGCGGGCGCTGTTCGAGATCCAGGTTTCGTATGATGAGGACACCGACCGGGTGGTGGACACGCTGCTGGCGGTGGCGAAAGGGCTGCGATCGGAACCGCAGTACGGCCGGGTGATTCTGGAAGACGCCGAGATGATGGGGGTGGATGCGTTTGGGGATTCGGCGGTGACGATCAAGTTCGTCATCAAAACGCGGCCGCTCAAGCAGTGGATGGTGAAGCGGGAGATGCTGCGGCGGATCAAGAAGAAGTTCGCGGAGCTCAAGATCGAGATTCCTTATCCGCAGCGGGTCGTGCATCACCGTGGGGAGGCGGTTTCGCAGGCGATGCACGAGGCGGGGAAGGCCGCGTGA